The region ACTAGCGATTAAAGCAGTTTATTGGGCTCTAGTTCTTCAAGACCTTCAGGATAAGTTATACAGGGACTTGAGAATTGACAGACTCAACGATTTTTGGGGGCTTCGTTACTTCGTATTTCATTCTCTTGCAGACAGTATCGGCTACCAGATCACTTCTTCGGCACCGAATTCAGAGCGAGACATTTATGACGGAGTACATAAATGCTTTGCCGCAACTCTAGCCGAACTAGCTCAACCTGATAATGCTGGTTCAAAAGCGCCATTATGTATTATTGGGCATAGCCTCGGATCAGTGATAGCAAGCAATTACATCTGGGATCTTCAGAAGAAAAAAGCAAAAATAGAAATTGGTAGTACACCTTTGGAGCAAGGAGAAACATTGACACTGTTCTATACTTTCGGTAGTCAAATTGCTCTGTGGGGACTGCGTCACAATGACTTTGGTACACCAATCAAACTTCCTCCACCTCAACTCTCACAGCATTACCCAAACTTGGGGAGCGAGTGGCTCAACTTTTATGACAGGGATGATGTTCTCGGATATCCACTTAAGGCGATGAATGAGCAATACAGAGATGTCGTTACCTCGACTTTAGCCATTTCGAGCAATAGAGCACAAAAAGGAATAGGGTAAGAATGCTTCGAGTTCATGCATGCTTACCCCAGAAAATTGTTGTGTTCACTATACCAGAAATCTTAGAGACACTCCTTGAGCCATTTGCTCAGTTGTTTTCGCTTCGAGTTTGGCAGCATGCTCAAGTGCTGCTATTTGGAGCGATCTTGAGTCCAGCTCAACGCACTGTTGCTGCTGCACTGCGAGTAATGGGACACTCAGAAGAAAAGCATTTCATCAACTATCATCGGGTGCTCGCTCGTGCCGTTTGGTCTAGCCGTCAAGCCAGCCAAATCTTGCTTCTACAACTGATAGCCGTCTTTGCCACTAGCGGTGTGATTGTGTTCGGGCTAGATGACACCCTTGAACGACGACGAGGCAAACAGATTGCAGCCAAAGGCATCTATCGAGACCTAGTGCGTTCTAGTCATGGACACTTTGTCAAAGCCAGTGGCTTGCGTTGGTTAAGCTTGATGGTATTAGTTGAGATTCCCT is a window of Gloeocapsa sp. PCC 7428 DNA encoding:
- a CDS encoding transposase, producing the protein MFTIPEILETLLEPFAQLFSLRVWQHAQVLLFGAILSPAQRTVAAALRVMGHSEEKHFINYHRVLARAVWSSRQASQILLLQLIAVFATSGVIVFGLDDTLERRRGKQIAAKGIYRDLVRSSHGHFVKASGLRWLSLMVLVEIPWVQRVWALPFFTVLAASQRYNQQQGHRHKCLTDWARQMLKQVRRWLPHRQLVVVADSSFAALELLFALSGMKSPVHIVTRLRLDAALYEPAPPRQPRQMGRPRLKGKRLPTLATILNEPPTRWQRVALAGWSR